The window TGTTTGAGGGCTCCTATGTTTTGTTGTATTATTTTTTAGCTTTGTCGCTACTCCTGGGCACCCATGTATCTTGCCGGAGTTTTCCTTTTGTTCTGCAATGTTATATTGAGTTGTAACGTTGGTTGTAAGGGCTTCATTAATTTAAAAGTTAATTGCACAAAACCACCACATTCGGGGCATCGTTTGCAGAAAACCACAGGGTCACtacttttttgcaaaaaacaCCGCACATTCAGTAAACTTTTTACAAAAAGCACTAATCAAGTGATTTGGGTTGTTTAATCACTTTCTAACAAGTGGGGTCGAATTGTCGGGAGCTGACTTAGCAAAAAATTTACACACACATCCATCCCTCTATCTAGAAACAGAAAAGCAATCCAGCCCCTGTTCATGGCTGGTTGTCGTCGGACGCCGCACACAGACTAGGACCTAAGCACGGCTGCTACGTGTTGCCTCCCTGCCGTTGCTGCTCCTCGCTGATGCGTGCCGCTGCGTGCTGCTGCTTGGTGCCACAGCTCCCCGCCGGTGTGGCTGCATGCGGCTGCTGCTGCTCGTCACCGCAGGTCCTGGCCGCTGCGGCTGCCCGGCACAGCTCCCATGCCATGGCCGTCGCTGAGTAGTGTGGCTCCCAGGCGAGTCAGGTCGTACACGAGGGCGCGACCCGTGTGGTCCATAGCTTGCCAGAGCTTCAAAGCCCGACACGGACGCGCCGAGCAGGAGGCCGAGGCGTTGTGCCGCAGGCACGCCGAGGAGGAGGTCGTGGCGCTGTGTCGCGGGTGTGCCGACCTGCTCGTGGTCGCCGCACTTGACTGGAAACTCCTGCCCATCGCCTCCCTactccacctcctcctcgtcTCCGTGTCCGCCCTGCCGGGGATCACGCTCCCCGCCACGGCATCCCGACAGCCGGCAGGGTCAGGGCGCCGGACGACGACAGCGCGGGCACCCGGACGTCCTCACGGTCCTCCTCGTCGAGCCGGGGTTGCAGGATGCCGACGAGGCGGGATGCGGCGGCTGACGGAACGGAGAGGATGAGGACGGCCGTGACCGCGACGCCGGTCAACCCTGTCCGTGGGGCGAGGGGAAAGGGCTTGGTTGCTTTTATTTTTAAGATCTAAGGGTGTATATGTAAATGTTTTGTCAAGTCAGCTCCGGATAATTCGGCCCCACTTGTCAGAAAGTAATTAAACGACCTAAATCACTCTTGATCAGTGCTTTTTGCAGGAGGTTTACTAAATGTGCgatgtattttgcaaaaaaatagcGACCTCGTGGTTTTCTGCAAACCATGCTCTAAATATGATGGTTTTATGCAATTAACTCTTAATTGAAAGCCGGGCGCCAGCCTCTTCTCTAAAAGGTACAATAATATTTCAGAACATAGAACTACAGGGCTCATTTGATTCAAGACTAACAAGTAGCGAATGATATGTTCATGTAATGACATATGAAATTCATCCGCGAAAAGAAAATGACATGAAATCCAATAGAACTCCCAACCTAACTACGATATGCGTGCATACACACGCCCATGCATGTGGGCCTAAGATTAAGATGCGCCTTAATGTTCCTTTGTTAGGAACTTGAGCATAGGCTTTTGCAGCTGCTTCATAACGGCCTCCCAGCCGGCCTGCGTAGGGTGGACGCTGTCCCAGTAGAAGTACTGGTCGGGGTTCTTGCACACGGTGTAAAGCCTCTTCGAGTTCTTACTCAGCTGCCCGCAGTACCCCTCGGGATCAAAGCTCTCGCAGCAAGGCGTCAGCTTGTGCTCGAACCTCTTGGCCAGCCTCGAGCCTTTACCTGCTTTCGTGCACGCACATCAACATCACAGACGGATACGATAGTGATCATCCGAGGATGCAGTGATCAGTAATGTACTAGTAGTACGTACCGGGGGCTGGGTTGACGATGTTGGAGAAGGCGGTGGCGAGGTCGAGGATATGGACGTTCATGGTCTTGCGCAAATTTATGCTCAGGTGACCGTTGTGGAGGTCCACGCCCATGTTGGCCCGGGAGTCGCAGACGGTGTAGTTGGTCGGCCTGGTCAGCCACGGCGTGCAGCCGACGGGGTGCAGCTGGTTCACCAGGATCTTCTTCACGCCCAGCTTCTGCAGACGCTGCACATTCTCCGTGATCTCCGTCGTCACTTTCTTGATGAGAGCGATCATCTGCCAGCAGAGAAGAGAGAACGTTCGTTGCTACCGTGGTTAGTAAGTTGCAGAACCAGACAGATTGATCGTGTGCGTCATTCATTAAAAAAATAAACTGACGCACGTTGTCGACGTCGCTGGAGTTGATGTGCGAGTAGTCGTTGCCAGAGATGGCGACGAGCGCCACGGAGTCGGCGAGGTGCCATTTGGAGATGGTTCGATCCTTGATCAGCCTCTCGAAGTTGTCGATTTGCTGGGCGAGGGTCGTCAGTTTTTCCGGGACCTCGTACACGCCCGAGCCGCCAACGGCGAAGCTCATGCCGGACGGGTCGCAGTAGTGCTTCACCATGCGCTTGTACGCCGGAGGGCCTACGAGGCGCCCTAACATCCTCGCTGCAGAGAACCACGATCAAGGTTTGCTGATTAGGATTCAGGGCGCATACATGGCACTCATCAACGCACGGTTCATTTGCAAATAAATTTATAGGTACTGTTATATGTACGTACCGATGATATCGGGCTGAACCAAGTAATTGGAGAAGCGGCCGAGCGGATTGCCACTTCGACTTCCATTGAAGGTGCCGTAGGGGTAGTGCCATTGACGCGACAAGGAGCTCCTGCAGTTCGTTCTCGGGAGGTTGCCGGTGTCCGCGAACGAATCGCCGAACATGAACATGGTGTACCAGTGGTAGCCGCCCAGAGGTCCTCGAGACTCCACACCAGCGGCTATCCATGGGACCATCAACGACCACGATCCAAATGAGAAGCAAGCATACTACAACGTCAACGATCCAAATCTAGTAATGCACACGCACCATTGAaggggagaaggaggaggaggaggagggcgaggccGCAGACGCCGGGAAGAAACGCCGTAGCCTTCATCTCGAGGAATGCGCGCGCGCGGAACGGCGCGATCAGGAGGTGAGTCCAGATGCGCGGGTGTTGCGTGCTCCACGCTCATTTATAGAGGGGAAATGGCGAGGCTACTTATAAGGATGAAAAGAAATCCTAACTACCTAGCAAAAATCGTAACACCCGCGTGATCCACTGTTGCTTCCCGCGGTTAATTTGGCGCCGCACTTCTCGCTTTGCTGCGTCCGTCCACGAGCCGGCTATCTGCCTTTTTtatttttaacacggtacagacgcaagtgttcatatacacgcgcatataCTCATTTCTATAAACGCACATACGCATACCCtaccctatgagcacctccgaaagactgagccgacAAATCATCTTGAAacttacgaagtcaccgtaggcacctcgtcgtcgacgggaacgtctcctcccactgaatgcgcatcgccggaaatcctgaaataaatgcgagcaccaggacttgaaccctggtgggctgagATACCACAATCCCTCTAACCATCCAGCCACAGGTTGGTTCGTTGCTATCAATTTTCTAGTTCGCCAAGGAATATGCTTTCTAGTTTGTTTGTTTTTTTGGCCAAAATATGCTTTCTAGTTCTACGTCTACGTGATGAAATCTTTGGTGAACAGCAACATCTTTTTCTGGATAACCGAACAGCGTCACATACtctttttttttgggggggggggggggggggggagggattGTTACCGCATCCGTCCATCGAAAGAACAAAATAAATATTTGAAGAAAAATTAGTCGTTTCAGAAATATGAGGATGGTTCAAATTAACAAATTTTGTTGCTCTTGCCCACACAACATGCAATAATTAATCTCAAGTACTCCTTCCGTCTTAAAATAAGTATCACTGGCTCGAGTTAACCCGCACTCTTCGGAGATATGCCAGTGCTctccccgctctccctctcgggtCGCCCCGCGCGCGACCGAGAGGGAACCCTAGCCACCGACGCCGGGCCCCCCTCCCTACTCTCCTCCTCCCTCACCACCACCCGAGGGCGCGGTCAGGCGAAGCCCGGTCgtcaccggcggcggcggggttctTTCGTCTCCCCGCGGCGGCGGGTGCGATGGTGGGTTGTGATTGACGGGGTACACCACTTGCCTAGTCCTTCGACTGACCGACGGTGGCGGCGGTTGGTAGCGTCGTACCCTTCCTGAAGGCTCCGTCGTTGTATCTTGCCTTGGGTGTGTATTGTTTGGTCTCTCGGATGTATTCGATGAtggttgctttatatataaaggaGGGAACATTTTTTCGATAAAATAAGTGTCACTGATTTAGTACAATTTTGACTGAAGTAAGGGGGGGAGGCTTTTGGCCTCCTCTGAGAGATTATTAGTTATAGAGGAACGTAAAGAACAATGTGGGAGACTATGATTGGACATAGGGTGAGAGAGGGCCCACCCCCTTTAAATTAGGGGGGAGATCCGCTGCCTCGGGAGTCGTCAGATTTGACACAAGTCTAGCGCCTAGTGCTCGAGTCGTTCTTCACTTTTGCAACATACGTTGTGTTGCAAAAAAAAACTTGCAACGGAGATGATGTTGTAGAAAATATTTGTATTGTGTTGTAGATTTTTTTTTGCAACAGAGGTTATGTTGTAGATTTTTTTTGCAATAGAGGTTATGTTGCAGAATTTTTTATAACAGAGGTTATGCTGCAAAAGAATTATCTGCACTATCGAGTTGCCACTGCAACATTCCCCATGTTTCGAAAACATGGACGATGTTGCAAAATTTTGAGTTGCGGTGCGTGGGACTAGACTAACATGTGGTTGACTCTCGACGCGGGGACGCGAAGCATAGAATCGGCCGGATGATTCTAATCATTTCCCGATTATTAGTTGGAAGATTACATAGTTTACGTGAAAACCTTAATGTAAGTCTAGCATTTTTTTGTTGTTAAGAAAGAGAGGATATCTAAACCCTAAGGCCTCGTTTGGTTGCGGTGGATCCCAGGGGGATCCCTTCCAATTCCCCGTGTGGGAAAAGCACGGGTCGAATTGGCCCCCAGTGAGCCCACCACGCTATTTGGTCGCACACGACCCCTGTCCTTTCCCCGGGCTTTCCCGGGAGAGACTTCCACGCATCAACAGGTCGGGGAGGAAACCCTCGAGCTCGAGAGGCGACCGACTGGATCCACGCCTCCACCCCTCCCAAGATTCTCCCTTGGACGACCGGCGGCGACACCGCGAAGGGCTGCGCCTCCACGCTCGTGCCCTCCGGCGACAT is drawn from Aegilops tauschii subsp. strangulata cultivar AL8/78 chromosome 1, Aet v6.0, whole genome shotgun sequence and contains these coding sequences:
- the LOC109741809 gene encoding GDSL esterase/lipase At5g03610-like, with the translated sequence MKATAFLPGVCGLALLLLLLLPFNAAGVESRGPLGGYHWYTMFMFGDSFADTGNLPRTNCRSSLSRQWHYPYGTFNGSRSGNPLGRFSNYLVQPDIIARMLGRLVGPPAYKRMVKHYCDPSGMSFAVGGSGVYEVPEKLTTLAQQIDNFERLIKDRTISKWHLADSVALVAISGNDYSHINSSDVDNMIALIKKVTTEITENVQRLQKLGVKKILVNQLHPVGCTPWLTRPTNYTVCDSRANMGVDLHNGHLSINLRKTMNVHILDLATAFSNIVNPAPGKGSRLAKRFEHKLTPCCESFDPEGYCGQLSKNSKRLYTVCKNPDQYFYWDSVHPTQAGWEAVMKQLQKPMLKFLTKEH